In Stomoxys calcitrans chromosome 2, idStoCalc2.1, whole genome shotgun sequence, the following proteins share a genomic window:
- the LOC106081954 gene encoding adhesion G-protein coupled receptor G4: protein MRCDNVDNNALVIWLPSNVDSQTSVGICSTSSDLPIERYCHHNGYLNGIWSNVDEEAKLVVCGSEKCPEEQFEHFYVQKNKILHKHLNKWPNVRVDEMAMPHDLCLLESGLLLTRKCIFDYHGNAAKWETQDFAHVKCLRDIEQSLVTYDLNNLYHETRGVATNITNMICSDIIEKLKNLLDKENTMRIASDLQISTNIMQIITMSDKDPAMVTQVLQVLNLLMNSDEQVVHTSNQVGTPKTLVSTVETYFDGMTNRIIPNSKCHQVPDGVRHDTGPFTSIFYINPSCANISGIAVYNSSAHGMPFVRYDMATGTHYRYLYLNQSVEELLQEPNMESAAYFTESLWSTLAGKPAVEALKISLYKNTNFFEDEHSNQTTPESHVLKISLPGYNDDLPDDLPVIFQSHSGERGEDIKCGRYNYMTWNANGVETFNELHRVLCKTRQLTHFGALLGLRKHREMIGNSVALTVMVEMTLEIISLVGCSLSLFGLLCIWLTALCCPEWRSQSSNKLLMHICFVLTLIMSYFIFINVPDFHRTFIDMNKIGYCIAEGAFLQYTILVLFVWMFFIAVLQFQRYVTVIGVERPKHFLCKYAVAAWGLPVVPTVLVIYFDSTSYMPYGDNNTICYPSGRSLYLAVLLPICLVIMSNIGIFFYILCSVGVSLMRSKRVGSRKNSVVPLRLTILLFFLLGLAWGFGIVAHISNKMVFSICFCLTSTLQGFVLFLFFVVFDLNARTSWTKIWCIKSYNSLEESTTMWSAKFTNSRG, encoded by the exons ATGAGGTGTGATAATGTGGATAATAATGCTTTGGTAATTTGGTTACCCTCCAATGTTGATAGCCAAACTTCAGTTGGAATTTGCTCAACGTCAAGTGATCTTCCCATAGAACGTTACTGTCATCATAATGGCTATCTTAATGGCATTTGGAGTAATGTGGATGAAGAAGCCAAACTTGTTGTCTGCGGCAGTGAAAAGTGTCCCGAAGAacaatttgaacatttttatgtgcaaaaaaataaaatacttcataagCATCTCAACAAATGGCCTAATGTGAGGGTTGACGAAATGGCCATGCCCCATGATCTTTGTTTGCTTGAATCGGGACTTTTGTTGACACGCAAATGCATATTTGACTATCATGGAAACGCTGCCAAATGGGAAACTCAAGACTTTGCACATGTCAAATGTTTGCGTGACATAGAGCAATCTTTGGTAACTTACGATCTCAACAATCTATACCATGAAACTCGGGGTGTGGCCACTAACATCACCAACATGATATGCTCCGATATTATAGAGAAATTGAAAAATCTCTTGGACAAAGAGAATACAATGCGCATTGCTTCAGatttgcaaatttcaaccaatattATGCAGATTATAACCATGAGTGATAAAGATCCGGCAATGGTGACGCAAGTTCTTCAGGTGCTAAATCTTTTGATGAATAGTGACGAACAAGTGGTGCACACCTCCAATCAAGTGGGCACACCCAAAACACTAGTAAGTACGGTGGAGACATATTTTGATGGTATGACCAATAGGATTATACCTAATTCCAAATGCCATCAAGTGCCTGATGGGGTTCGACATGACACAGGGCCTTTCACAAGTATTTTCTATATAAATCCCTCATGTGCCAATATATCTGGAATTGCAGTGTACAATAGTTCTGCTCATGGAATGCCATTTGTACGTTATGACATGGCCACAGGAACCCATTATCGGTATTTGTATTTGAATCAATCTGTGGAAGAGTTGCTGCAAGAACCCAATATGGAAAGTGCTGCATATTTTACTGAATCGCTGTGGTCAACATTGGCTGGTAAACCAGCTGTGGAGGCACTAAAGATATCGCTGTACAAGAATACAAATTTCTTCGAGGATGAACACAGCAATCAAACAACTCCTGAAAGTCATGTTTTGAAAATATCCCTACCAGGTTATAATG ATGATCTTCCCGATGACTTACCGGTCATTTTTCAATCTCACTCCGGTGAAAGAGGTGAAGATATAAAATGTGGCCGCTACAACTACATGACCTGGAATGCTAACGGAGTGGAAACGTTTAACGAGCTGCATCGCGTGCTCTGTAAAACTCGCCAATTGACCCATTTCGGTGCACTCTTGGGTCTGCGCAAACATCGCGAAATGATTGGTAATTCTGTGGCTCTCACAGTCATGGTGGAAATGACTTTGGAAATTATCTCACTTGTTGGCTGCTCACTATCGCTATTTGGCCTGCTGTGCATATGGTTGACAGCTCTTTGTTGCCCTGAATGGCGTTCGCAGTCCTCAAATAAACTTCTAATGCACATATGTTTTGTACTAACCCTAATCATGTCCTACTTCATATTTATCAATGTGCCTGATTTTCATAGAACGTTCATTGATATGAACAAAATTGGCTATTGTATAGCAGAAGGAGCTTTTTTGCAATATACGATTTTGGTTCTGTTCGTCTGGATGTTTTTTATAGCCGTATTGCAATTTCAACGCTATGTCACAGTAATTGGAGTTGAGAGACCTAAACATTTTCTGTGCAAATATGCCGTGGCAGCATGGGGATTGCCCGTTGTGCCTACAGTTCTGGTTATATATTTTGATTCCACATCATATATGCCCTATGGAGATAATAACACCATCTGCTATCCCTCGGGGCGCAGTTTGTATTTGGCAGTTTTGCTACCGATATGTCTGGTGATTATGAGTAATATCGGAATTTTCTTCTATATACTGTGCAGCGTGGGAGTTTCCCTGATGCGATCTAAACGAGTTGGTTCCCGCAAGAACTCTGTGGTGCCACTGCGTTTgacaattttgttatttttcctgCTGGGCTTAGCATGGGGATTTGGCATTGTGGCCCATATAagtaataaaatggtcttttccATATGCTTTTGTTTGACCTCAACGTTGCAGGGTTTTGTATTGTTTCTCTTTTTTGTGGTATTCGATCTTAATGCACGAACATCTTGGACAAAAATATGGTGCATAAAATCCTACAACAGCCTAGAGGAAAGCACGACAATGTGGTCGGCAAAATTTACCAACAGTCGGGGATAG